A single region of the Latilactobacillus curvatus JCM 1096 = DSM 20019 genome encodes:
- a CDS encoding transglycosylase domain-containing protein produces MTSAKDRLAHLLHLPDKRSAQPTKEQKRAYIQELSQSPLSFKINVFFEAIKSIFLYGISIGLICMALAAGIGAGYFAALMKSEPIPSYQVLKQQLDNTDQAAGLYFAKNNKFGAIKTDLIRTPINIHEMSPYLKDAIVATEDEDFYKHDGVVPKALLRAVISDVTGFGSQTGGSTLTQQLIKMQVLTSQVTLKRKATEVLLALRVDKYFTKKEILQDYLNVATLGRNNKGQNIAGVQEAALGLFGKNAKDLSLAEAAYIAGLPQSPSVYTPYDQDGTLKDPEYLKYGLDRKNTVLFRMYRDDRITKAEYKAAKKVDLTKEFQPKADPAETTKSYGYVYNLLETQATDIMAKQLAKEANVSTAKLNKDPNLYKQYETQATELLSTKGYQIHSTIDQEIYDAIQGVVHQQGATFGRTYTDTVTDEETGLQKTVSSPVQNGSVLLDNRTGKVISFVGGRDFSLKQTNYMLTKRSPGSTIKPLLVYGPAIDQKLIGSKTMLADFKTNFKDYAPTDYGGTIQNKFIPADEALAQSLNIPTVNLYNALKNTTDPSKYMSKMGINLTADEYSQLGISLGGTSDGVSVLEQASAFSTFADQGEHTDAYVIEKITDPAGNVVYQHHAKKKRVFSKATSYIMNQMLAGVLTDGTATSIYDQLYFNTNNLVGKTGTSNDNRDIWFIGSTPGITLASWMGYDSTGRNLTDNSSQINERYWSKLANSVYQINPSLMRLEDDHEKPSTVTSSKVLKLTGQLPGTVSINGSSQNLNGSTVTSLYNNWTPKATSYEFGIGGSARNYETFWNHYLGYNNGYGSITYSTADELNPTSGYSSRRSGTAATTTNNYTANTTGTAATTGTTTGTNYTANTNPTDTETTN; encoded by the coding sequence TTAAGAGTATTTTTCTCTATGGGATCTCAATTGGCTTAATCTGTATGGCGCTCGCTGCTGGAATTGGCGCGGGCTATTTTGCTGCGTTAATGAAATCCGAACCAATTCCTAGTTATCAAGTGCTAAAGCAACAACTTGATAATACCGATCAAGCAGCCGGTTTATACTTTGCCAAGAACAATAAGTTCGGCGCAATCAAAACCGACTTAATTCGGACTCCCATCAACATCCATGAGATGTCCCCTTATCTAAAGGATGCGATTGTTGCAACCGAAGATGAGGATTTCTATAAACACGATGGGGTTGTCCCCAAAGCACTCTTGCGGGCCGTTATTTCCGATGTCACTGGGTTTGGTTCACAAACCGGTGGCTCGACTTTAACGCAACAATTGATTAAGATGCAGGTTTTAACCTCCCAAGTAACCCTTAAACGGAAAGCAACCGAAGTCTTGCTCGCCTTGCGGGTCGATAAGTATTTCACTAAAAAAGAAATCTTACAAGACTACTTAAACGTTGCCACTCTTGGCCGTAACAATAAAGGACAAAATATCGCTGGTGTTCAAGAAGCAGCATTGGGCCTATTCGGCAAAAATGCTAAGGATCTTTCTCTAGCCGAGGCTGCCTACATTGCTGGTCTGCCACAGAGTCCTTCCGTCTATACACCATATGATCAAGACGGCACCCTTAAAGATCCTGAATACTTAAAATATGGTCTAGATCGTAAAAATACCGTGTTATTCCGGATGTATCGTGACGATCGCATTACAAAGGCTGAATACAAAGCCGCTAAGAAAGTCGACTTAACCAAAGAATTCCAACCAAAAGCCGATCCAGCCGAAACAACGAAGAGTTATGGCTATGTTTATAACTTACTTGAAACACAAGCAACTGATATTATGGCCAAACAGTTAGCCAAAGAAGCCAATGTTTCAACTGCCAAACTTAACAAAGATCCAAATCTCTACAAACAATATGAAACACAAGCAACTGAATTACTCAGCACTAAAGGCTATCAAATTCACAGTACTATCGATCAAGAAATTTACGATGCCATACAAGGGGTTGTTCACCAACAGGGCGCAACATTCGGACGGACTTATACCGATACCGTTACTGACGAAGAAACGGGGTTACAAAAGACCGTTTCGTCCCCTGTTCAAAACGGGAGCGTCTTGTTAGATAACCGCACTGGGAAAGTGATTTCTTTTGTCGGCGGACGTGATTTCTCACTCAAACAAACAAACTACATGTTGACCAAACGTTCTCCTGGTTCAACTATCAAGCCATTGTTAGTCTATGGTCCAGCAATCGATCAGAAACTGATTGGTTCTAAAACGATGTTGGCCGATTTCAAGACCAACTTCAAGGATTACGCACCAACCGATTACGGTGGCACGATCCAGAACAAATTCATTCCAGCTGACGAAGCGTTAGCCCAGTCATTGAATATTCCAACCGTTAACCTTTATAACGCTTTGAAGAACACAACAGATCCTTCTAAGTACATGAGTAAGATGGGCATCAACCTCACCGCTGATGAATACAGTCAACTGGGGATTTCACTTGGTGGGACCAGTGATGGGGTCAGCGTCTTAGAACAGGCCAGTGCATTTTCAACCTTCGCGGATCAAGGTGAACATACCGACGCCTACGTGATTGAAAAGATTACGGATCCCGCCGGTAATGTCGTTTACCAACATCACGCTAAGAAGAAACGCGTCTTTTCAAAAGCAACGTCGTACATCATGAACCAAATGTTAGCCGGCGTTTTAACAGATGGGACTGCTACTTCAATTTACGATCAACTCTACTTTAATACCAACAACTTAGTTGGGAAAACCGGGACTTCAAATGATAACCGCGATATCTGGTTTATCGGGAGTACCCCTGGGATCACCCTCGCTTCATGGATGGGTTATGACAGTACTGGTCGTAACTTAACTGACAACTCAAGCCAGATTAATGAAAGATACTGGTCAAAATTGGCCAACAGCGTTTATCAGATCAACCCAAGCCTCATGCGTTTGGAAGATGATCATGAAAAGCCAAGTACGGTCACAAGCAGCAAAGTCTTGAAATTAACTGGTCAATTACCTGGCACGGTTTCAATCAACGGCAGCTCACAGAACTTGAACGGTTCAACCGTCACCTCGCTTTATAACAACTGGACGCCAAAAGCAACTAGCTATGAATTCGGGATTGGCGGTTCTGCCCGGAACTACGAAACTTTCTGGAACCACTATTTAGGTTATAACAACGGCTATGGTTCAATTACCTATAGCACCGCTGATGAATTAAATCCAACTAGTGGCTACAGTAGTCGTCGCAGTGGCACCGCAGCAACAACGACAAATAATTACACAGCAAACACAACTGGTACTGCTGCTACGACTGGCACTACAACCGGTACGAATTATACAGCGAATACCAATCCAACAGATACAGAGACAACGAACTAA